In the genome of Populus nigra chromosome 9, ddPopNigr1.1, whole genome shotgun sequence, one region contains:
- the LOC133703117 gene encoding B-box zinc finger protein 22-like: MKGCELCGGSARMFCESDEASLCWDCDEKVHSANFLVAKHCRTLLCQVCQSPTPWKASVSKFAPTVSICESCFTIPNKTKETEERMKGCELCGSSARMYCESDQASLCWDCDEKVHTANFLVAKHCRTLLCQVCQSPTPWKASGSKFAPTVSVCESCFTIPKNKRHFQSENVMTSDQESQGGGNDLDESENDQESDDEDDTDDDSDEDEDEEEEDEKEEDEDGDNQVVPWSGPTASSSPSPVPPVASSSSEEETSCAGRNGFLKRMRESNVDLDSDDEIGCSSSHNIGGRILSDHEGNSLSSLRPWKQARTSVNVEEDG; encoded by the exons ATGAAAGGGTGTGAGCTTTGTGGGGGTTCAGCAAGAATGTTCTGTGAATCAGACGAAGCTAGTTTATGTTGGGATTGCGATGAGAAAGTACACTCTGCCAACTTTCTTGTAGCTAAACACTGTAGAACCCTTCTTTGTCAAGTCTGTCAATCTCCAACTCCTTGGAAAGCCTCGGTGTCTAAATTTGCTCCTACTGTTTCCATATGTGAATCTTGTTTTACTATccctaacaaaacaaaagaaacagaaGAGAGAATGAAAGGGTGTGAGCTTTGTGGGAGTTCAGCAAGGATGTATTGTGAATCAGACCAAGCTAGTTTATGTTGGGATTGTGATGAGAAAGTGCACACTGCCAACTTTCTTGTTGCTAAACATTGTAGAACCCTTCTTTGTCAAGTCTGTCAATCTCCAACTCCTTGGAAAGCCTCGGGGTCTAAATTTGCTCCTACTGTTTCCGTATGTGAATCTTGTTTTACTATTCCTAAAAATAAACGACATTTCCAATCTGAAAACGTCATGACGAGTGATCAAGAAAGTCAAGGAGGAGGAAATGATTTAGATGAGTCTGAAAATGATCAAGAATCTGATGACGAAGATGATACTGATGATGACAGCGATGAAGACGAggatgaggaggaggaagatGAGAAGGAAGAAGATGAGGATGGAGACAACCAGGTGGTGCCATGGTCAGGTCCTACTGCGTCGTCGTCGCCATCACCTGTGCCACCTGTGGCTAGTTCTAGTAGTGAAGAGGAGACTTCTTGTGCTGGTAGAAATGGATTCTTGAAACGGATGCGAGAGAGTAATGTTGATCTTGATTCTGAT GATGAAATTGGATGTTCCTCTTCTCATAATATAGGAGGTCGAATATTGAGCGATCATGAAGGGAATTCTTTGAGTTCATTGAGGCCATGGAAGCAAGCAAGAACAAGTGTTAATGTTGAAGAAGATGGTTAA